The proteins below are encoded in one region of Ferruginibacter lapsinanis:
- a CDS encoding sulfite exporter TauE/SafE family protein has translation MSYEIIILCIAAFAAGFIDSISGGGGLVQTPATLITLNQYPLATLLGTTKIPSIFGTTIASFQYAAKVKINWRLLAVMCTIALIAAYAGSKTVSIVNSAFMKPVFFCILIVVAVYTYTKKDFGTATTTSISEKKTFIYAAAFALVIGFYDGFIGPGAGSFLMLFFISIIGFDFLKASAHAKIVNIATNLGSIIFFSTNGHILYHFAIPMAICNFSGSLIGARMAILKGNQFIRIFFLIVIIGTIIRFGYDIFFTVIK, from the coding sequence ATGAGTTATGAAATAATCATTCTTTGCATTGCGGCTTTTGCTGCAGGTTTTATAGACTCTATTTCAGGAGGTGGTGGGCTGGTGCAAACCCCAGCAACATTAATTACACTTAATCAATATCCTTTAGCAACACTTTTAGGCACCACAAAAATTCCATCCATATTTGGCACTACCATTGCCTCTTTTCAATATGCAGCAAAGGTGAAGATCAACTGGAGATTACTTGCCGTCATGTGCACCATTGCTTTAATAGCTGCTTACGCTGGCTCTAAAACGGTATCGATCGTTAACAGCGCTTTTATGAAGCCCGTATTTTTTTGCATACTGATCGTTGTGGCAGTTTATACCTATACAAAAAAAGATTTCGGTACGGCCACTACTACAAGTATTTCAGAAAAGAAAACATTTATCTATGCTGCTGCATTTGCGTTGGTAATTGGTTTTTACGATGGTTTTATTGGGCCCGGTGCAGGAAGTTTTTTAATGCTCTTTTTCATCAGCATTATTGGGTTTGATTTTTTAAAAGCCAGTGCACATGCCAAGATCGTAAACATTGCTACCAATTTAGGCTCAATCATTTTCTTTAGTACTAATGGGCATATCCTTTACCATTTTGCTATACCAATGGCTATCTGTAATTTTTCAGGGTCTCTTATAGGCGCCAGAATGGCCATTTTAAAAGGCAATCAATTCATACGTATCTTCTTTTTGATCGTTATCATCGGCACGATCATCCGCTTTGGATATGACATCTTTTTTACGGTAATAAAATAG
- a CDS encoding YggS family pyridoxal phosphate-dependent enzyme, producing the protein MAINTDKYQAIIEELKGKATLVAVSKTKPNEDIQALYHLGQRDFGENYVQELVDKEAALPKDIRWHFIGHLQSNKVKYIAPFVHLIHGVDSFSLLKEINKQAAKKNRVIDCLLQIHIAKEETKFGLDEKELHELFQLHESDELKNIRIVGLMGMASFSDNETLIRKEFQTLKQLFDQTKFVIRHSPFEIISCGMSGDYKIAIEEGSNMVRIGSLLFGERNYNK; encoded by the coding sequence ATGGCAATTAATACAGATAAATATCAAGCGATAATAGAGGAATTAAAAGGCAAAGCTACGCTTGTAGCAGTGTCTAAAACTAAACCTAACGAAGATATACAGGCTTTATACCATCTTGGGCAAAGAGATTTCGGAGAAAACTACGTACAGGAACTCGTTGATAAAGAAGCTGCATTACCCAAAGATATCCGTTGGCATTTTATAGGTCATCTGCAAAGCAATAAAGTAAAATATATAGCTCCGTTTGTTCATTTGATTCATGGTGTAGATAGTTTCAGCTTACTGAAAGAGATCAACAAACAGGCGGCAAAAAAAAACCGGGTAATTGATTGCTTGTTGCAAATTCATATTGCTAAAGAAGAAACTAAGTTTGGTCTAGATGAAAAAGAGTTACACGAATTATTCCAATTACACGAATCAGACGAATTAAAAAATATTCGGATCGTTGGTTTAATGGGTATGGCTTCATTCTCCGACAACGAAACATTGATCAGAAAAGAATTCCAAACACTCAAACAACTCTTCGACCAAACCAAATTCGTCATTCGTCATTCACCATTCGAAATTATTTCCTGCGGCATGAGCGGTGATTACAAAATTGCCATAGAAGAAGGAAGTAATATGGTACGTATTGGTAGTTTATTATTCGGAGAAAGAAATTACAACAAATAA